A section of the Acidobacterium capsulatum ATCC 51196 genome encodes:
- the rplT gene encoding 50S ribosomal protein L20, producing MPRVKRGTKRSDRRKKILKRASGYFLTKSKLYQAAQEAVERGLKFAYSGRKQKKRQFRSLWIVRIGAAAKLNGMSYSQFVHGLKVAGIELDRKVLSDIATNDAAGFTALAEQAKAALANQPAA from the coding sequence ATGCCTCGCGTAAAACGTGGGACAAAAAGATCTGACCGCCGCAAAAAAATCCTGAAAAGGGCAAGCGGCTACTTCCTCACAAAATCAAAGCTCTACCAGGCAGCCCAGGAAGCCGTCGAGCGCGGCCTCAAGTTCGCCTACAGCGGCCGCAAGCAGAAGAAGCGCCAGTTCCGCTCCCTCTGGATCGTCCGCATCGGCGCCGCCGCCAAGCTGAACGGCATGAGCTACTCGCAGTTCGTCCACGGCCTCAAGGTTGCCGGCATCGAGCTCGACCGCAAGGTCCTCTCTGACATCGCCACCAATGACGCCGCCGGATTCACCGCTCTGGCCGAGCAGGCCAAGGCCGCTCTCGCCAACCAGCCCGCCGCCTGA
- a CDS encoding deoxynucleoside kinase yields the protein MANLFEAPRFVAVEGPLRVGKSSLAAILAERMQARRITEPEDNPFLDRFYQAQSGMAFATQMWFLKERHAQMSELTDFSTPVVADYLFEKDKLFAYLNLSDAELDLYRHYYQMLRASIPTPDLVVYLQATPEVLKQRLRRKGVPGERAISDAYIEQVVEAYEHFFFHYSASDLLVVNTSEIDFVNNNRDLQMLLKRLAEPVQGMQFFLPLEGE from the coding sequence ATGGCAAATCTCTTTGAAGCGCCGCGCTTTGTCGCCGTCGAGGGGCCGCTGCGGGTCGGCAAGTCGAGCCTCGCCGCCATTCTTGCCGAAAGGATGCAGGCGCGCCGCATCACCGAGCCTGAGGACAATCCTTTTCTTGACCGCTTCTATCAGGCGCAATCCGGCATGGCCTTTGCCACGCAGATGTGGTTTCTCAAGGAGCGCCACGCGCAGATGAGCGAGCTGACTGATTTCAGCACGCCGGTCGTGGCCGATTATCTCTTTGAGAAAGACAAGCTCTTTGCCTACCTCAACCTCAGCGATGCCGAACTGGATCTTTACCGGCACTACTACCAGATGCTCCGCGCCAGCATTCCCACGCCTGATCTGGTCGTTTATCTTCAGGCTACGCCCGAGGTGCTCAAGCAGCGGCTGCGCCGCAAGGGCGTGCCGGGCGAGCGGGCGATCAGCGACGCTTATATTGAGCAGGTGGTCGAGGCCTATGAGCACTTCTTCTTTCACTACTCGGCCAGCGACCTGCTCGTGGTCAACACCAGCGAGATCGACTTTGTGAACAACAACCGCGATCTGCAGATGCTGCTCAAGCGCCTCGCGGAGCCGGTGCAGGGCATGCAGTTCTTTCTGCCTCTTGAAGGCGAATAA
- a CDS encoding carotenoid biosynthesis protein, whose protein sequence is MRIAASALFFAMIYVIGVMVVRPWIYLPDCGNVPFTLLFTGFALVHAAATLGWRRAATFFALAAAISWGFEEAGVATGWIFGPYHYSHMLGAELGYVPVLIPLAWFMMIYPSWCVARVLLPAPSATHRRLPFLAAQSLMAAMVVTAWDVVMDPGMARGGNWIWEKGGPYFGVPLQNYAGWLLTTFTIYLIAGLVLATPRGQSFVPGIHFHGRVHPRLDAWFAALPVLLYAWFALRYLTNEREGAFHVIALFSMGFPAMLAVLRLAFPAGQQPGSVRSDPGENQAATGVFRDGPLTTED, encoded by the coding sequence ATGCGCATAGCCGCGAGTGCTCTGTTTTTCGCGATGATCTATGTGATCGGCGTCATGGTGGTGCGGCCATGGATATACCTGCCCGATTGCGGCAATGTCCCCTTCACCTTGCTCTTCACCGGCTTTGCTCTCGTGCATGCCGCGGCCACCCTCGGCTGGCGGCGGGCCGCCACCTTCTTTGCGCTCGCGGCTGCCATCTCCTGGGGGTTTGAAGAAGCAGGCGTCGCCACCGGATGGATCTTCGGCCCCTACCACTACAGCCACATGCTGGGCGCTGAGCTGGGCTACGTGCCCGTCCTCATTCCGCTCGCCTGGTTCATGATGATTTATCCCTCGTGGTGCGTGGCCCGGGTGCTGCTGCCCGCCCCGTCTGCCACTCACCGCCGCCTGCCCTTTCTGGCGGCGCAGTCTCTCATGGCCGCTATGGTCGTCACTGCGTGGGATGTCGTCATGGACCCCGGCATGGCCCGGGGCGGCAACTGGATATGGGAGAAAGGCGGACCCTACTTTGGCGTTCCCCTGCAAAACTATGCCGGATGGTTGCTGACCACCTTCACCATCTATCTCATCGCCGGCCTTGTCTTGGCCACGCCGAGAGGACAATCCTTCGTCCCCGGCATCCACTTCCATGGCCGGGTCCATCCCCGCCTCGACGCGTGGTTCGCGGCCTTGCCAGTCCTGCTCTATGCCTGGTTTGCCCTGCGCTACCTGACCAACGAGCGCGAGGGAGCCTTCCATGTCATCGCGCTCTTTTCCATGGGCTTTCCCGCAATGCTCGCAGTTCTCCGGCTTGCCTTCCCCGCAGGGCAGCAGCCCGGGTCCGTCCGTTCGGACCCGGGAGAAAACCAGGCCGCGACTGGCGTATTCCGTGACGGACCACTGACAACTGAGGACTGA
- a CDS encoding response regulator gives MKRRILLVDDELAILLTLKAVLEISGFEVETAASAREAKSRIRNHQYHMVITDMRMENESAGLEVVKAAKAADYQPAVAMLTAFPLPGSEWREAGMDQMLVKPMNTTELIRQLEALLVSHEDKKQKAADAAAANSRKAPAKGAATKRVVAASREE, from the coding sequence ATGAAGCGACGAATTCTTCTGGTGGATGACGAATTGGCGATCCTGTTGACGCTCAAGGCGGTGCTGGAGATCAGCGGCTTTGAGGTGGAGACCGCCGCCTCGGCGCGCGAAGCCAAATCCCGCATCCGCAATCATCAGTACCACATGGTCATCACCGACATGCGGATGGAAAACGAGAGCGCCGGGCTCGAAGTGGTCAAGGCCGCCAAGGCAGCGGACTATCAGCCGGCCGTAGCTATGCTGACCGCCTTTCCGCTGCCGGGTTCCGAGTGGCGCGAAGCCGGCATGGACCAGATGCTGGTCAAGCCCATGAATACCACCGAGCTGATTCGCCAGCTTGAGGCCCTGCTCGTCAGCCATGAAGACAAGAAGCAGAAGGCTGCCGATGCTGCGGCTGCCAACAGCCGCAAGGCTCCGGCCAAGGGCGCGGCCACAAAGCGGGTGGTAGCTGCCAGCCGCGAAGAGTAA
- the rpmI gene encoding 50S ribosomal protein L35, which produces MPKMKTHRGAAKRFKKTGTGKIKRGQSKMRHILTSKETKTKRKLTASAYVSDADHAKVARMIPYA; this is translated from the coding sequence ATGCCCAAAATGAAGACACACCGCGGCGCGGCCAAGCGCTTCAAAAAGACCGGCACCGGCAAAATCAAGCGGGGCCAGTCCAAGATGCGCCACATCCTCACGTCGAAGGAGACCAAGACCAAGCGCAAGCTCACCGCTTCCGCCTACGTCTCGGACGCCGACCACGCGAAGGTAGCCCGCATGATTCCCTACGCCTGA
- a CDS encoding alpha/beta hydrolase, with the protein MIRVFATLLLFAALPALARHTPVPTRNPHAPGNVPAKDLPNGQVPSPTQDGNFVLGPAHPAAPEMTVNPAVPQGRVCRFTMTSAHSRYYPGITRTPGTFGTPDPHNPARLLVPTSHPAPWQRLVEVYVPSQYRPGDRAPFIVGADGPDPLLFTAVNNLIAEHRLPVMLAISIANGGGDAQGSERGLEYDTVSGRYAEFVEHEVLPRVESTCHVRLTHNPDGRATMGGSSGAAAAFLMAWFHPELYHRVLSYSGTYVNQQWPWNPKMPGGAWDLHTRLIPGSPRKPIRIWMEVGDRDLYNPNLMRDGMHDWVAANEDMARVLAAKGYHYQFVFARNAHHVDHAVKLQTLPEALEYVWQGYPVDRSK; encoded by the coding sequence ATGATCCGCGTTTTCGCCACCCTGCTTCTCTTCGCCGCACTGCCCGCCCTCGCCCGGCACACGCCCGTTCCCACGCGCAATCCGCACGCGCCCGGCAATGTTCCCGCCAAAGATCTGCCCAATGGCCAGGTCCCCTCGCCGACGCAGGACGGCAACTTCGTCCTCGGCCCTGCGCACCCGGCCGCGCCCGAGATGACCGTGAACCCCGCCGTCCCGCAGGGCCGCGTCTGCCGGTTCACCATGACCTCGGCCCACAGCCGCTACTATCCCGGCATCACGCGCACGCCTGGAACCTTCGGCACGCCCGACCCCCACAACCCCGCGCGCCTGCTCGTTCCCACCAGCCATCCCGCGCCCTGGCAACGCCTCGTCGAGGTCTACGTGCCCAGCCAATACCGCCCAGGCGATCGCGCGCCCTTCATCGTCGGGGCCGACGGGCCTGACCCGCTGCTCTTCACCGCCGTCAACAACCTCATTGCCGAACACAGGCTGCCCGTCATGCTCGCCATCTCCATCGCCAACGGCGGCGGAGACGCCCAGGGCAGCGAGCGCGGCCTCGAATACGACACCGTCTCCGGCCGTTACGCCGAGTTCGTCGAGCATGAGGTGCTGCCCCGCGTCGAGAGCACCTGCCACGTGCGCCTCACCCACAACCCCGACGGACGCGCCACCATGGGCGGCAGCTCCGGCGCCGCCGCGGCCTTCCTCATGGCCTGGTTCCACCCCGAGCTCTACCACCGCGTCCTCAGCTACTCCGGCACCTACGTCAACCAGCAATGGCCCTGGAACCCCAAAATGCCTGGCGGCGCATGGGATCTCCACACCCGCCTCATCCCCGGCAGCCCGCGCAAACCCATCCGCATCTGGATGGAGGTCGGCGACCGCGACCTCTATAACCCCAACCTCATGCGCGACGGCATGCACGACTGGGTCGCCGCCAATGAGGACATGGCCCGCGTCCTCGCCGCCAAGGGGTATCACTACCAGTTCGTCTTCGCCCGCAACGCCCACCACGTCGACCACGCCGTCAAGCTCCAGACCCTCCCCGAAGCCCTCGAATACGTCTGGCAAGGCTACCCGGTCGATCGCAGCAAATAG
- a CDS encoding class I SAM-dependent methyltransferase, whose amino-acid sequence MHSDSTPAHSESVERSFGPRANAYLSSAVHAQGEDLAALRSLVASTPEAHVLDLGCGAGHVSFAVAPVAAEVTACDLTPTMLETVQAAARERALSNIATRQASAEQLPFADASFDWVLSRYSAHHWRNVPQALAEVRRVLRPAGRVCFIDVVGSADPLFDTHLQAVELLRDPSHVRNYSAQEWLTLFAAAGLPAQVTHEWRLPLEFASWVARIGTPEPRIAAIRTLWAAAPAEVREHYALAPDGSFQLAVARIEAIPALLPLQLSSL is encoded by the coding sequence ATGCACAGCGATTCCACACCCGCACACTCCGAATCCGTCGAGCGTAGTTTCGGCCCCCGTGCCAACGCCTATCTCTCCAGCGCCGTGCACGCGCAGGGCGAAGACCTCGCCGCGCTCCGCTCCCTCGTCGCCTCTACGCCGGAGGCGCACGTGCTCGACCTCGGTTGCGGAGCCGGTCATGTCTCCTTCGCCGTCGCCCCCGTTGCGGCCGAGGTGACCGCCTGCGATCTCACCCCCACCATGCTTGAAACCGTGCAGGCCGCGGCCCGCGAACGCGCGCTGAGCAACATCGCCACCCGCCAGGCCTCCGCCGAGCAGCTTCCCTTTGCCGATGCGTCCTTTGACTGGGTCCTCAGCCGCTACAGCGCGCATCACTGGCGCAACGTGCCGCAGGCGCTGGCCGAGGTGCGCCGCGTTCTGCGCCCCGCCGGACGCGTCTGCTTTATCGACGTGGTGGGCTCCGCTGATCCTCTCTTTGACACTCACCTTCAGGCCGTCGAGCTGCTGCGCGACCCCTCCCACGTCCGCAACTACTCCGCGCAGGAGTGGCTCACCCTCTTCGCCGCCGCCGGCCTCCCCGCGCAGGTCACCCACGAGTGGCGTCTGCCTCTGGAGTTCGCCTCCTGGGTTGCCCGCATCGGCACCCCTGAGCCGCGCATCGCGGCCATCCGCACCCTCTGGGCAGCGGCTCCTGCTGAGGTGCGCGAGCATTACGCCCTCGCGCCTGACGGCTCCTTTCAACTGGCGGTCGCCCGCATCGAGGCCATCCCGGCCCTATTGCCTCTCCAGCTAAGTAGCCTCTAA
- the infC gene encoding translation initiation factor IF-3, translating to MPIDKRSAKQFIRTNERIRAREVRVIDENGEQIGVMPPFEALKIARERSLDLVEISPNATPPVCRIQDYGKFLYEKDKSDRATRKKQKIITIKEVKFSVTVDEHDYQTKKNQAVRFLNEGDKVKASLRFKGRQMAHRDLGYNIINRLIQDIGDAGTVEFMPRMEGTTLHAILAPTKKLEPKKPAAPKPAAEEAAAQ from the coding sequence ATACCCATCGATAAGCGTTCGGCCAAACAGTTTATACGCACCAACGAGAGAATTCGCGCGCGCGAAGTGCGCGTCATTGACGAGAACGGCGAACAGATCGGCGTGATGCCGCCGTTTGAAGCGCTCAAGATAGCCCGCGAGCGCAGCCTGGATCTCGTAGAGATCTCGCCCAACGCGACACCGCCCGTCTGCCGCATTCAGGACTACGGCAAGTTCCTTTATGAGAAGGACAAGAGCGACCGCGCGACCCGCAAGAAGCAGAAGATCATCACCATCAAGGAAGTGAAGTTCTCCGTCACGGTGGATGAGCATGACTACCAGACGAAGAAGAACCAGGCCGTCCGCTTTTTGAACGAAGGCGACAAGGTGAAGGCTTCCCTGCGCTTCAAGGGCCGCCAGATGGCGCACCGCGATCTGGGCTACAACATCATCAACCGGCTGATTCAGGACATAGGCGATGCCGGTACGGTGGAGTTCATGCCGCGCATGGAAGGCACCACGCTGCATGCGATTCTGGCGCCGACCAAGAAGCTGGAGCCGAAGAAGCCCGCGGCGCCCAAGCCGGCAGCCGAGGAAGCGGCCGCGCAGTAA
- the dacB gene encoding D-alanyl-D-alanine carboxypeptidase/D-alanyl-D-alanine-endopeptidase — protein sequence MSHATFAASSTRRRLFSGAVAAVFVLLSGAAAHARIHRGPVAHRRPHVYHASLPYSIHRMLLAPGVRQAHWGINVTTLAGAPVYSLNNAQLFHPASNAKLFTTAAVLGLMSPDARWRTQVVTSGQVDAKGTLHGDLILLGSGDPTLSGRVYPYGGHTERASDTLAALEQMADEVVKDGIHRIEGDIIGNDTWFTWQPYGAGWAQDDLTWDYGAPISALTLNDNVAYLNIVPQQEAAQLPNEPGAHPEKLVTPTGTELAEWNPPTPYYYLNNESNLTRATRSYAGIDRRLGSHTVRVFGNIDAHGLHVALAIGDPAQYAAQTFADLLRERGVQIDGMARAEHQLSTDTTHFRTESELPIPLHRIPDTVLGPPSGNMHVLASWLSHATLAQDVEVTLKVSQNLHAELYLRDLGRYEAGEGSFAEGARVIRQFAEDAGVKPGDFFFYDGSGMSHQDVVTPRALTTMLAYAAHQPWGKLYRESLPVGGVDGTLSDRFVSPGMRNRVDAKTGTLSEVNSLSGYVRTRSGRTLVFSILCNAHHPGSYEERAVMDRIVDAIAAQE from the coding sequence ATGTCTCACGCCACGTTTGCTGCCTCTTCCACGCGCCGCCGCCTCTTCTCCGGCGCTGTGGCTGCCGTCTTTGTGCTCTTGTCAGGAGCCGCCGCGCACGCCCGCATTCATCGCGGCCCGGTGGCGCACCGCCGCCCGCATGTCTATCACGCCTCGCTGCCCTACAGCATTCACCGCATGCTGCTCGCGCCCGGCGTGCGGCAGGCGCACTGGGGCATCAATGTCACCACGCTTGCGGGCGCGCCCGTCTACAGCCTCAACAACGCGCAGCTCTTTCACCCGGCCTCGAACGCCAAGCTCTTCACCACCGCCGCTGTGCTCGGCCTCATGAGTCCCGATGCCCGCTGGCGCACGCAGGTGGTCACCTCCGGCCAGGTGGACGCCAAAGGCACGCTCCACGGCGACCTCATCCTGCTCGGTTCCGGAGATCCCACGCTTTCCGGCCGCGTCTACCCTTATGGCGGCCACACAGAGCGCGCCTCCGACACGCTCGCCGCCCTGGAACAGATGGCGGACGAGGTCGTCAAAGACGGCATTCATCGCATTGAGGGCGACATCATCGGCAACGACACCTGGTTCACCTGGCAGCCCTACGGCGCCGGCTGGGCGCAAGACGACCTCACCTGGGATTACGGCGCGCCCATCTCCGCGCTCACACTTAATGACAATGTGGCCTATCTGAACATCGTGCCCCAGCAGGAAGCCGCCCAACTGCCCAACGAACCGGGCGCGCATCCTGAAAAGCTGGTCACGCCCACCGGCACTGAGCTCGCCGAATGGAACCCGCCCACGCCCTACTACTACCTCAACAATGAGTCCAATCTCACGCGCGCAACCAGAAGCTACGCCGGCATCGACCGCAGGCTCGGCTCGCACACCGTGCGCGTCTTCGGCAACATTGACGCCCACGGACTCCACGTTGCACTCGCCATTGGTGATCCCGCGCAATACGCCGCGCAGACCTTCGCCGATCTGCTCCGTGAGCGCGGCGTGCAGATCGACGGCATGGCGCGCGCCGAGCATCAGCTCTCCACTGACACGACGCACTTCCGCACCGAGAGCGAGCTGCCCATTCCGCTGCATCGCATTCCAGACACCGTGCTCGGGCCTCCATCCGGCAACATGCATGTGCTCGCCTCCTGGCTCTCGCACGCCACGCTCGCGCAGGATGTGGAGGTGACTCTCAAGGTCAGCCAGAATCTGCATGCCGAGCTTTACCTGCGCGACCTGGGCCGCTATGAGGCCGGCGAGGGCAGCTTTGCTGAGGGAGCGCGGGTGATCCGCCAGTTTGCCGAGGATGCCGGCGTCAAGCCCGGCGACTTTTTCTTCTACGATGGCTCCGGCATGTCGCATCAGGATGTAGTGACGCCGCGCGCACTCACCACCATGCTGGCCTATGCCGCGCATCAGCCGTGGGGCAAGCTCTATCGCGAGTCGCTGCCGGTGGGAGGCGTCGATGGCACACTCTCTGACCGCTTTGTCTCGCCCGGCATGCGCAACCGCGTCGACGCCAAGACCGGCACGCTGTCTGAGGTGAACTCCCTCAGCGGCTACGTCAGAACCCGCAGTGGACGCACGCTGGTCTTCTCCATTCTCTGCAACGCGCACCACCCCGGCAGCTATGAAGAGCGCGCCGTCATGGACCGCATCGTTGACGCCATCGCCGCCCAGGAATAG
- a CDS encoding SCO family protein, giving the protein MSRPRLLRIGTAALSGLLVVFAAGCNKLSHSAGFEKASAVGGSLNVTSYAMTGRVLGKSEVTHQVMIEQGMIPGFLPATDVVYTLKDSKVFDRLKPGDEIKGDVLVPADGSARHLTDIVVTSEPAHALTMAELPPHPLLVGESVPGIPMTNQSGKPTALTDYQGKAVLITFVDSQCKEDCPVITHLFAQINGLLKKNPAAWEHSHLITISIDPVHDTPPVLRRYGLEYLNGKPSGFAHWEFVDLTPTDLKRLATDFNVSYEQTSDDIEHTMDITLIGPDNRVVRSWSGDDWNAKKIAAAVAASATGQPQPAENGGGKATA; this is encoded by the coding sequence ATGAGCCGTCCTCGTCTGTTGCGCATTGGCACAGCCGCCCTGAGCGGATTGCTGGTGGTATTCGCCGCCGGATGCAACAAGCTGAGCCATTCTGCCGGCTTTGAGAAGGCCAGCGCGGTGGGCGGAAGCCTGAATGTGACGAGCTATGCGATGACGGGCCGGGTGCTGGGCAAAAGCGAGGTCACGCACCAGGTGATGATCGAGCAGGGTATGATTCCTGGATTCCTGCCGGCGACCGACGTGGTGTACACGCTCAAAGACAGCAAGGTCTTTGACAGGCTCAAGCCCGGCGACGAAATTAAGGGCGATGTGCTGGTTCCGGCGGATGGCAGCGCCCGGCACCTGACCGACATTGTGGTGACCTCGGAGCCGGCGCACGCGCTGACGATGGCGGAACTGCCGCCGCATCCGCTGCTGGTGGGCGAGAGTGTTCCGGGGATTCCGATGACGAACCAGAGCGGCAAGCCGACGGCGCTGACGGATTATCAAGGCAAGGCGGTGCTGATCACGTTTGTGGATTCGCAATGCAAGGAAGACTGCCCGGTGATCACACATCTGTTTGCGCAGATCAACGGATTGCTGAAGAAGAATCCGGCGGCGTGGGAGCATAGCCACCTGATCACGATCAGCATTGACCCCGTACATGACACGCCGCCGGTACTGCGGCGCTATGGACTCGAGTACTTGAACGGGAAACCATCAGGCTTTGCACACTGGGAGTTTGTGGACCTGACGCCCACGGACCTGAAGCGGCTGGCCACGGACTTCAATGTGTCGTATGAGCAGACGAGCGACGACATTGAGCACACCATGGACATCACGCTGATTGGGCCGGACAACAGGGTGGTGCGGTCATGGAGCGGCGACGACTGGAATGCGAAGAAGATTGCGGCTGCGGTGGCGGCATCCGCGACGGGGCAGCCGCAGCCAGCGGAAAATGGCGGCGGAAAAGCAACCGCCTAA
- the folP gene encoding dihydropteroate synthase, translated as MAFRKRGQFEWPLRTRTLALGARTLVMGVLNVTPDSFSDGGLFLDTARAVDQGLRMLEAGAAMVDVGGESTRPGSHRTVSAQEEQDRVLPVIEAMRKARPDAVISIDTYKAATAAACLRAGAEIVNDVSGFLWDEAMPALCAAGACGVVLMHTRGTPNEWRGLPKLEGDEVLPLVRDGLRERLAAAMQAGVAAERVALDPGYGFGKVLGENYSLLAGQDALLELGRPLLVGVSRKSFLRKTLERELAHLLREPDDDLTTATMAACTAAVLGGAHIVRVHDVAPALAAVAIADEVLRAG; from the coding sequence ATGGCATTCCGAAAACGTGGGCAATTTGAATGGCCGCTGCGCACGCGCACGCTCGCGCTTGGGGCGCGGACGCTGGTGATGGGCGTGCTGAATGTGACTCCGGACTCGTTCTCAGACGGGGGTCTCTTTCTGGATACCGCCCGCGCGGTGGACCAGGGATTGCGCATGCTCGAAGCGGGCGCGGCGATGGTGGATGTGGGCGGCGAATCGACGCGGCCCGGCTCGCACCGCACGGTGAGCGCACAGGAAGAGCAGGACCGCGTGCTGCCGGTGATCGAGGCGATGCGGAAGGCACGGCCCGATGCGGTGATCTCGATCGATACCTACAAGGCCGCGACGGCGGCGGCGTGCCTGCGCGCGGGCGCGGAGATTGTGAATGACGTCAGCGGCTTCTTATGGGATGAAGCAATGCCCGCGCTGTGCGCGGCCGGGGCGTGCGGCGTGGTGCTGATGCACACGCGCGGCACTCCCAACGAGTGGCGCGGCCTGCCGAAGCTGGAAGGGGATGAGGTGCTGCCGCTGGTTCGGGATGGGTTGCGGGAGCGGCTGGCGGCAGCCATGCAGGCGGGCGTGGCGGCGGAGCGCGTGGCGCTGGACCCCGGCTACGGATTTGGGAAGGTGCTGGGGGAGAACTATTCGCTGCTGGCCGGACAGGATGCTCTGCTGGAGCTGGGGCGGCCGCTGCTGGTGGGGGTTTCGCGGAAGTCGTTTTTGCGCAAAACGCTGGAGCGCGAGCTGGCGCACCTGCTGCGGGAGCCGGACGATGATCTCACGACCGCGACGATGGCGGCCTGCACGGCAGCGGTGCTGGGCGGCGCGCATATCGTGCGGGTACACGATGTGGCTCCGGCGTTAGCGGCGGTGGCGATTGCGGATGAGGTGTTGCGGGCGGGGTGA
- a CDS encoding YncE family protein, producing MKTVLLKTILRSMLAWSGVALLTVSALSASAQTSHPPLYRVADVPLPGPPVRFDYQTFDPSTGRLYIAHMNADHLVIFDVKSRRVLANLSGFTRIHGVLSVPSQHRVYASATGDHQVLALNADKLQIAAHAGPVNYPDGLAFAPGTQRLFVSDEHGGVDAVFDTHPFHLLRSIPLGGGAGNTVYDADSGHILVAVHHLDQLAVIDPSTLHILYRLPLSGIADPHGIALDPASHLAFVAGEANHSLAVVDLTRRTVLSRHTVGDDPDVLAFDPGLQRLYVAAESGTVTVFQLTGTQLAKLGTLQMPHAHSVSVDPSTHLVYFPLQDLHGHPVLRIMRP from the coding sequence ATGAAGACCGTCCTTCTGAAAACCATTCTTCGCAGCATGCTCGCATGGTCTGGAGTCGCCCTGCTGACCGTCAGCGCACTCTCAGCTTCTGCCCAAACCTCTCATCCTCCCCTTTATCGGGTGGCCGATGTTCCTCTGCCCGGACCGCCTGTGCGGTTTGATTACCAGACCTTCGATCCCTCCACCGGCAGGCTCTACATCGCCCACATGAATGCGGACCATCTCGTCATCTTCGACGTGAAATCGCGCCGCGTCCTCGCAAACCTCAGCGGATTCACCCGCATACATGGCGTCCTCAGCGTCCCTTCTCAGCATCGCGTCTATGCATCCGCAACGGGCGATCATCAGGTGCTCGCCCTCAATGCAGACAAGTTGCAAATCGCGGCACACGCCGGCCCGGTCAACTATCCTGACGGACTCGCTTTCGCGCCCGGAACGCAGCGTCTCTTCGTCTCAGACGAGCATGGCGGCGTTGATGCGGTCTTTGACACCCACCCTTTTCATCTTTTGCGCTCCATTCCGCTCGGGGGCGGCGCGGGCAACACCGTTTATGACGCGGACTCCGGCCACATTCTCGTAGCGGTTCATCACCTCGACCAGCTCGCGGTCATTGATCCTTCCACACTCCACATTCTCTACCGTCTGCCACTCTCCGGCATTGCCGACCCGCACGGCATCGCGCTCGATCCCGCCTCGCATCTCGCATTTGTCGCCGGCGAGGCCAATCACTCGCTCGCCGTCGTCGATCTCACGCGCCGCACCGTCCTCTCCCGTCACACCGTAGGAGACGATCCGGATGTGCTCGCCTTCGACCCCGGCCTCCAGCGCCTTTACGTCGCGGCCGAGTCCGGCACGGTCACCGTCTTTCAGCTCACCGGCACACAACTTGCAAAATTGGGCACGCTCCAGATGCCACACGCGCACAGTGTCTCGGTCGATCCGTCCACGCATCTGGTTTACTTTCCCTTGCAGGATCTTCACGGCCATCCGGTCCTGCGCATCATGCGCCCCTGA
- a CDS encoding c-type cytochrome codes for MRFLSAAVLCLCALALAGCRPSLTPSKPLSELTPRELRGHQVYQAECARCHYANSQDGLRGPGLEGVFRKKYLASGLPANDHNVEQSILYGRNMMPSFGNDLSQQQLDDLMAYLHTL; via the coding sequence ATGCGCTTCCTCTCCGCTGCTGTGCTTTGCCTCTGCGCGCTGGCTCTTGCCGGCTGCCGTCCCTCGCTGACGCCCTCAAAACCGCTGAGCGAACTCACTCCGCGGGAGCTGCGCGGACACCAGGTCTATCAGGCCGAGTGCGCGCGCTGCCACTATGCCAACAGCCAGGACGGACTGCGCGGGCCGGGACTCGAAGGCGTCTTTCGCAAGAAGTATCTGGCCAGCGGCCTGCCGGCGAACGATCATAACGTGGAGCAGTCGATCCTGTATGGCCGCAACATGATGCCGAGCTTTGGCAATGATCTGAGCCAGCAGCAGCTCGACGACCTGATGGCGTATCTGCATACGCTCTGA
- a CDS encoding STAS domain-containing protein yields MTLVFQLDRASDELLVITLTGSMTMSPALDQLMEQLYAQLDTNPPRHIVFDMAGVDYLDSTGLGFLVRINRDLEKRDGFIRLCGTSERVQALMAMTRTDTLLRVDCDRAESLAALLP; encoded by the coding sequence ATGACGCTCGTCTTCCAGTTGGATCGTGCTTCGGACGAACTCCTCGTCATCACTCTGACCGGCTCCATGACCATGAGCCCGGCGCTCGACCAGCTGATGGAGCAGCTCTACGCGCAGTTGGACACGAACCCGCCCCGTCACATCGTCTTTGACATGGCCGGCGTCGATTACCTCGACAGCACCGGCCTTGGCTTCCTCGTCCGCATCAACCGCGATCTTGAGAAACGCGACGGCTTCATCCGCCTCTGCGGCACCAGCGAGCGTGTGCAGGCCCTCATGGCCATGACCCGCACTGACACCCTGCTCCGCGTCGATTGCGACCGCGCCGAAAGTCTCGCCGCCCTCCTCCCCTGA